A window from SAR324 cluster bacterium encodes these proteins:
- a CDS encoding phosphoenolpyruvate synthase, translated as MTKPYILNARDASMHDVSLLGGKANNMAWLTRNAFPVPDWLVVTTHAYDQHLQQEGLKAWIKEQMVKVQKADRAAIPAILKEIRQKVVESPFPRTIETILQQNLARIDDWENEYFAVRSSIVGEDAEGASFAGQMESFLFQKGLAQISESVRKCFASSYTDRAILYRIQKGLPLLSIEAAVVVQVMIEGRVSGVLFTAHPVTGSRQHALVSSCYGIGEGIVSGLCNTDEYHVGLVDGTVQASINDKDAQMIFDQTTGRGVVRVDVAQDLRLQPSLSDNEARRVADCGRVIAELLGRPQDIEWAFRENQLYILQTRPITQLPPPAEPRGNWLVWDNSNIQESYCGITTPLTFSFANKTYGEVYRQTMRIMGISPKVIQEHDAMLNTMLGLIQGRVYYNINNWYRGLLFLPSFKTHKGDMERMMGLQDSVDMVQDKMLTWREKIKRLPGLFVTLIRALWKFRQINTLTENFRAMFKAVYDSIDRKALHRLEIGELMALNQRLFDELISGWTVPIINDFYVMMMNGKVHRWLNRIAVENPAVVQNNLLSGEEGIESTEPTKRLLRMCETIRQTPKLQQLFETFPNERLLNAIQIDDPSFYRECLAYIELYGDRTIGELKLESITLRQDASFMFAILRNFLSRTDLNLETLNQNEARFRQEAEELCFSRIRSQLGERKLLRFKKDVERLRHGIKNRENMRLARTRVFGLYRDIYLEISRQMHFYGFFEHPRDIFYLTVEECQYYMDGRMPQRDLKPLIAARKAEFERYKQEPEPAHHFYTKGPVYHHNSFEYPHKNKQAAGDGALKGIGCYPGIVENKVRLIFSPEDELSLNGQILCTVRTDPGWAPLFPTAGGIVVERGSTLSHSAVVARELGIPAIVGIPDITKILKDGETIRMDGATGEVTRLETK; from the coding sequence ATGACAAAACCATACATTCTTAATGCACGGGACGCCTCCATGCACGATGTGTCTCTTCTTGGCGGCAAGGCCAACAACATGGCATGGCTGACCCGTAACGCATTTCCGGTCCCCGATTGGCTGGTCGTGACAACCCATGCTTATGACCAACATCTGCAACAGGAAGGACTCAAGGCCTGGATCAAGGAACAGATGGTCAAGGTCCAGAAAGCTGACAGAGCGGCTATTCCTGCGATTTTGAAAGAAATCCGCCAGAAAGTGGTAGAGTCGCCCTTTCCACGGACAATTGAAACAATACTCCAACAAAATCTTGCCCGGATTGACGACTGGGAAAACGAATATTTCGCCGTGCGTTCCTCCATTGTGGGAGAAGACGCTGAAGGTGCCTCCTTTGCGGGGCAAATGGAGTCCTTCCTGTTTCAGAAAGGGCTGGCCCAGATTTCAGAATCTGTCCGCAAATGTTTTGCCAGCTCCTATACCGACCGGGCCATCCTCTATCGCATCCAGAAAGGATTGCCGCTGTTGAGCATCGAAGCCGCCGTGGTGGTGCAGGTGATGATTGAAGGCCGGGTTTCAGGAGTGTTGTTCACGGCTCATCCAGTCACAGGCAGTCGTCAGCACGCACTGGTTTCCTCCTGTTACGGAATTGGTGAAGGCATTGTTTCAGGCCTCTGCAACACCGATGAATACCATGTCGGACTGGTCGATGGCACGGTGCAAGCGTCTATCAATGACAAGGATGCCCAGATGATTTTTGATCAGACCACAGGCCGGGGCGTGGTCAGGGTGGATGTGGCTCAAGACCTGCGCCTGCAACCCAGTCTGAGCGATAACGAGGCTCGACGTGTCGCGGATTGCGGCCGGGTGATTGCCGAATTGCTGGGACGTCCCCAGGATATTGAATGGGCCTTCCGTGAAAATCAACTCTACATTTTGCAAACCAGACCCATCACCCAGCTTCCGCCTCCGGCAGAGCCTCGCGGTAACTGGCTGGTTTGGGACAATTCGAACATTCAGGAAAGCTACTGCGGCATCACCACACCCCTGACCTTCAGTTTTGCCAACAAGACCTATGGCGAAGTGTATCGGCAGACCATGCGGATCATGGGGATTTCCCCCAAAGTGATTCAGGAACATGATGCCATGCTCAACACCATGCTCGGGCTCATCCAGGGGCGGGTGTATTACAACATCAACAACTGGTATCGCGGACTCCTGTTTCTGCCCTCCTTCAAAACCCATAAAGGCGATATGGAACGGATGATGGGACTCCAGGATTCAGTGGATATGGTTCAGGATAAAATGTTGACCTGGCGTGAAAAAATCAAACGGCTTCCCGGATTGTTTGTCACGCTGATCCGGGCCTTGTGGAAATTCCGTCAGATCAACACCCTGACTGAAAACTTCAGGGCCATGTTCAAAGCCGTTTATGACAGCATTGACCGCAAAGCCCTGCATCGTCTTGAAATCGGCGAACTGATGGCGCTCAATCAGCGATTGTTTGATGAATTGATCTCCGGGTGGACGGTTCCCATCATCAACGATTTTTATGTGATGATGATGAATGGCAAAGTCCACCGCTGGCTCAACCGGATTGCGGTGGAAAATCCGGCAGTGGTCCAGAACAACCTGCTGTCTGGCGAAGAAGGCATTGAAAGCACCGAACCCACCAAACGACTGCTGAGGATGTGCGAAACCATTCGCCAGACCCCGAAGCTCCAGCAATTGTTCGAGACCTTTCCCAATGAACGTCTGCTCAATGCCATCCAGATTGACGATCCGTCCTTTTATAGGGAATGTCTGGCTTACATAGAATTGTATGGTGACCGGACCATTGGCGAATTGAAACTGGAATCGATCACCCTGCGGCAGGACGCGTCGTTCATGTTTGCGATCTTGCGTAATTTTCTGAGCCGGACAGACCTGAACCTGGAAACACTCAACCAGAATGAAGCCCGATTCCGTCAGGAAGCGGAAGAACTCTGTTTCAGCAGAATCCGGTCACAACTCGGTGAGCGGAAACTCCTGCGGTTCAAAAAAGATGTGGAACGACTGCGGCATGGCATCAAAAACCGGGAAAACATGCGGCTGGCACGAACCAGAGTGTTCGGGTTGTATCGGGACATTTATCTGGAAATAAGCCGTCAAATGCATTTTTACGGATTTTTTGAGCACCCTCGTGACATTTTTTACCTGACGGTGGAAGAATGCCAGTATTACATGGATGGCCGCATGCCCCAGCGGGATCTCAAACCTTTGATTGCCGCCCGCAAAGCCGAGTTTGAACGCTACAAACAGGAACCCGAACCAGCCCATCATTTTTATACAAAGGGGCCGGTCTATCATCACAACAGTTTTGAATATCCGCACAAAAACAAACAGGCCGCCGGAGATGGCGCGTTGAAAGGTATCGGCTGTTATCCCGGTATTGTGGAAAACAAGGTCAGGCTGATTTTTTCACCCGAAGATGAACTCTCCCTGAACGGCCAGATTCTGTGCACTGTCCGGACTGATCCGGGATGGGCACCGTTATTCCCGACGGCTGGCGGGATTGTGGTGGAACGGGGTTCCACCCTGTCACATTCCGCGGTAGTGGCCCGTGAATTGGGAATCCCCGCGATCGTGGGCATCCCTGATATTACAAAAATTCTGAAAGATGGTGAAACGATCCGCATGGATGGCGCGACCGGAGAAGTCACGAGGCTTGAAACCAAGTGA
- a CDS encoding HEAT repeat domain-containing protein, with amino-acid sequence MFQKTVLEDSLAPFTQALDHQHPEVRKLAIQALGVMGSLAGVLPLLTAWEHQSPEHRESIMEALSKIYVALRENPETLRKLQQSLSAHQSTVDHFVNYLAHENLEIRYFAVWAVGACQKLDHFDAVFRVLLKEESPVQEFIISTLRLSGKDAFTKILDKLDHEDASLKAMAAWALGIWGEPGAVPALIRHSQDPSASVRENIAWALGMLESIDATATLMDLLRDPYAGVREHAVWALGMLQNPESLTELRYLLDDPDPQVREKAFWAVGNIEDSDI; translated from the coding sequence ATGTTCCAGAAAACTGTTTTAGAGGACTCTCTGGCACCTTTCACACAGGCGCTGGATCATCAGCACCCTGAGGTGAGAAAACTGGCCATTCAGGCGTTAGGTGTGATGGGCTCACTGGCAGGTGTTTTGCCGTTGTTGACGGCATGGGAACACCAGTCTCCGGAACATCGGGAAAGTATCATGGAAGCCCTGTCCAAAATTTATGTGGCGTTACGGGAAAATCCGGAAACACTGCGGAAACTTCAACAAAGTCTGTCCGCGCATCAGTCGACGGTAGATCACTTTGTGAATTATCTGGCTCATGAGAACCTTGAAATCCGGTATTTCGCCGTATGGGCGGTGGGTGCCTGTCAGAAACTGGATCATTTTGATGCGGTGTTCCGGGTTCTGCTCAAAGAAGAAAGTCCTGTTCAGGAATTCATCATCAGCACTTTGCGCTTATCCGGAAAAGACGCTTTCACTAAAATTCTGGACAAACTGGATCATGAAGATGCTTCCCTCAAGGCGATGGCCGCCTGGGCTTTGGGGATCTGGGGCGAACCGGGTGCTGTTCCCGCATTGATCAGACATTCACAGGATCCCTCAGCCAGTGTGCGGGAAAATATCGCCTGGGCACTTGGCATGCTGGAGTCTATTGATGCCACAGCGACCCTCATGGATCTACTGCGTGATCCCTATGCCGGCGTGAGGGAACATGCTGTGTGGGCGTTGGGAATGCTTCAGAATCCGGAATCACTGACAGAACTGCGTTATCTGCTGGATGATCCGGATCCTCAAGTTCGTGAAAAAGCCTTTTGGGCGGTCGGAAACATTGAAGACAGTGATATTTAG
- a CDS encoding hemerythrin family protein yields the protein MNKQKSLPIQWSPSLATEIFMIDDQHKELFRRIDRLMDALTEGISNEELLELFSFLEVYTLLHFNAEEEYMTEYNYPMTELHKTQHVYFVDKLEELKEQAKNSFNSHQLADLLKTHLIDWLINHIVKMDQHLAAYLKKNRVS from the coding sequence ATGAATAAGCAGAAATCCCTACCAATCCAGTGGTCGCCTTCACTGGCAACAGAAATATTCATGATTGACGATCAGCACAAGGAGCTTTTCAGGAGGATTGACCGGTTGATGGATGCGTTGACGGAGGGAATCAGCAATGAAGAACTGCTTGAGCTGTTTTCGTTTCTTGAAGTGTACACGTTGCTACATTTTAACGCAGAAGAAGAATACATGACCGAATACAATTATCCCATGACAGAACTCCACAAAACACAGCATGTCTATTTTGTGGACAAACTCGAGGAATTGAAAGAGCAGGCAAAAAACTCATTCAACAGCCATCAACTTGCGGACCTGCTTAAAACACACCTGATCGACTGGCTGATCAATCATATTGTCAAAATGGATCAGCATTTGGCGGCATATCTCAAAAAGAACCGTGTGAGTTGA